One region of Calderihabitans maritimus genomic DNA includes:
- the rpsL gene encoding 30S ribosomal protein S12, whose translation MPTISQLVRKGRKMVEKKSSAPALKESPQKRGVCTRVYTTTPKKPNSALRKVARVRLTNGIEVTAYIPGIGHNLQEHSVVLVRGGRVKDLPGVRYHIIRGALDAAGVQDRKQGRSKYGTKRPKK comes from the coding sequence ATGCCGACAATTAGCCAGCTAGTTCGTAAAGGGAGAAAAATGGTTGAAAAGAAATCGTCTGCTCCCGCTTTGAAGGAATCTCCTCAAAAGCGCGGAGTATGTACCAGAGTATATACCACAACTCCCAAAAAGCCCAACTCGGCCTTGAGAAAGGTAGCAAGGGTTCGTCTAACTAATGGTATTGAAGTTACTGCTTATATTCCTGGTATTGGCCATAACCTCCAAGAACACTCAGTTGTCTTAGTCAGGGGGGGACGGGTGAAAGACCTGCCGGGAGTTAGGTATCATATTATTCGAGGTGCTCTGGATGCTGCAGGAGTACAGGATCGGAAGCAAGGAAGATCCAAATATGGAACTAAACGGCCCAAAAAATAA
- the rpsG gene encoding 30S ribosomal protein S7, with the protein MPRRGSVPKREVMPDPIYNSTKVTKLINQVMRDGKKSKAEKICYGAFGLIREKTGRDPMEVFEQALKNVMPVLEVKARRVGGANYQVPVEVRPERRQTLAIRWIVNYARERGGKSMIEKLAAEIMDAANGTGGAVKKKEDTHKMAEANRAFAHYRW; encoded by the coding sequence ATGCCACGAAGAGGAAGTGTTCCTAAGCGTGAAGTTATGCCTGACCCAATTTATAACAGCACTAAAGTTACTAAACTTATAAACCAAGTAATGCGGGACGGGAAAAAAAGTAAAGCAGAGAAAATATGCTACGGTGCTTTTGGCCTCATTAGAGAAAAAACCGGCCGAGATCCTATGGAAGTTTTTGAACAAGCGTTGAAAAATGTTATGCCGGTCCTGGAAGTTAAGGCTCGTAGAGTGGGCGGCGCTAACTATCAGGTTCCGGTAGAGGTTCGGCCGGAAAGAAGGCAAACTTTAGCTATACGGTGGATAGTTAACTATGCCCGCGAACGAGGCGGTAAAAGTATGATCGAGAAGCTCGCGGCAGAGATAATGGATGCAGCCAACGGTACTGGGGGAGCAGTCAAGAAGAAGGAAGATACTCATAAAATGGCAGAGGCTAACAGGGCGTTTGCCCACTACCGGTGGTAA